One region of Brachybacterium saurashtrense genomic DNA includes:
- a CDS encoding arylsulfatase, whose protein sequence is MTTEEFPLNQDRYHLPEPEWSYPNATVNTYAADSEPDFPPPKKAPAGAPNILLVLIDDVGFGWPSVNGGLVRMPNAERMHNRGLFYNQFHTTALCAPTRAAMLTGRNHHSVGAGVIQEMATGYPGYCGIIPKSCATVSELLKQAGYTCGWWGKNHNVPDNETSPAGPFSNWPTGQGFDYFYGFIAGETDQFYPSLIRNTTPVEAPSRPEDGYQLQRDLADDCITWLREQKTIAPGRPVFTYFSTGAAHAPHQPPLDWRGRNAGRFDMGWDEYRRQVHENQLRMGIIPDGTNLTERPEQIPSWDSQPADHKQLFARQAENFADFLEHTDHEVGRVIDAYDELGELDNTLVIYIIGDNGSSGEGSLLGTPNEIMSLNGIQPTIDEAMGFLDTWGLPGTSPHYAAGWAHAGDTPFQWTKQIASHFGGTRNSMIVSWPNRITGRGEVRSQFHHVVDVMPTIMEVVGIREPVEVNGVAQRPIEGTSFAYSFADAEAPGRHETQYFEMMGNRGIYHEGWMASCRHGRLPWETSGTFSFEEDSWELYDISRDFSQSVDLAAEKPDKLKELQDLFLTEAAKYQVMPLDDRFAERLDVTLRPSFYHGRKKVTFYPGMIRQPEGSGPKFISVPWKATIPIEVPEGGAEGVLFALGGDAAGFSVFLWEGKLRYHYNFFGLERYDAIAEEPLPQGHHTIVVDVLPDAAAPGSPATAALFVDGEQVAATRVARQIPMRSGAECFDVGQDSRSPVCDDYKDRGLFEFTGTIDSITFEFGDFEEPTGMDRLRLATAMD, encoded by the coding sequence ATGACTACAGAAGAGTTTCCGCTGAACCAAGACCGCTATCACCTGCCCGAGCCGGAGTGGTCGTACCCGAATGCGACAGTCAACACCTACGCCGCCGACTCCGAGCCGGACTTCCCGCCGCCGAAGAAGGCGCCCGCCGGCGCCCCGAACATCCTGCTGGTCCTGATCGACGACGTCGGCTTCGGCTGGCCGAGCGTCAACGGCGGCCTGGTGCGCATGCCCAATGCGGAACGGATGCATAACCGCGGGCTTTTCTACAACCAGTTCCACACCACTGCTCTGTGTGCTCCGACCCGGGCGGCGATGTTGACCGGACGCAACCACCACTCAGTCGGCGCCGGCGTGATCCAAGAGATGGCCACCGGCTATCCCGGTTATTGCGGCATCATCCCCAAGAGCTGCGCCACGGTCAGTGAGCTTCTGAAGCAGGCCGGCTACACCTGCGGCTGGTGGGGCAAGAATCACAACGTTCCCGACAACGAGACGAGCCCCGCCGGCCCATTCAGCAACTGGCCTACCGGACAGGGGTTCGACTACTTCTACGGCTTCATTGCCGGGGAGACCGACCAGTTCTACCCGTCGCTGATCCGCAACACCACGCCGGTGGAGGCGCCCTCGCGGCCCGAGGATGGCTACCAGCTGCAGCGCGATCTCGCCGACGACTGCATCACCTGGCTGCGGGAGCAGAAGACGATCGCTCCGGGCCGCCCCGTGTTCACGTACTTCTCCACCGGTGCCGCCCACGCCCCGCACCAGCCGCCGCTAGATTGGCGCGGCCGCAACGCCGGGCGGTTCGACATGGGATGGGACGAGTACCGTCGCCAGGTGCACGAGAACCAGCTGAGGATGGGCATCATTCCCGACGGCACGAACCTCACCGAACGGCCGGAACAGATCCCGTCATGGGACTCCCAGCCTGCCGATCACAAGCAGCTTTTTGCCCGCCAGGCCGAGAACTTCGCGGACTTTCTCGAACATACTGACCACGAGGTCGGTCGCGTCATCGATGCTTATGATGAGCTGGGCGAACTGGACAACACTCTCGTCATCTACATCATCGGTGACAACGGCTCTTCCGGCGAAGGCTCTCTGCTTGGCACGCCGAATGAGATCATGAGCCTCAACGGCATACAGCCCACGATTGACGAGGCCATGGGCTTCCTCGATACCTGGGGCCTGCCCGGAACCTCCCCGCACTACGCCGCCGGATGGGCGCACGCCGGAGACACCCCGTTCCAGTGGACCAAACAGATCGCCTCCCACTTCGGTGGGACCCGCAACTCCATGATCGTCTCCTGGCCAAATCGCATCACCGGCCGGGGTGAGGTGCGCTCCCAATTCCATCATGTCGTCGATGTTATGCCCACGATCATGGAGGTAGTCGGCATCCGCGAGCCGGTCGAAGTCAATGGTGTAGCCCAGCGGCCGATCGAGGGCACAAGCTTCGCCTACTCTTTCGCCGACGCAGAGGCTCCGGGCCGCCACGAGACGCAGTACTTTGAAATGATGGGCAATCGCGGCATTTATCACGAAGGCTGGATGGCGTCCTGTCGACACGGACGCCTGCCCTGGGAGACGTCCGGGACCTTCTCCTTCGAGGAGGATTCCTGGGAGCTCTACGACATCTCAAGAGACTTCAGCCAGTCCGTCGACCTCGCGGCCGAGAAACCCGACAAGCTCAAGGAGCTGCAAGACCTATTCCTCACGGAGGCCGCGAAGTACCAGGTCATGCCGCTTGACGACCGCTTCGCTGAGCGTCTTGATGTCACACTGAGGCCCAGCTTCTACCACGGACGCAAGAAGGTCACCTTCTATCCGGGGATGATCAGACAGCCGGAGGGATCGGGCCCGAAGTTCATTAGCGTCCCCTGGAAAGCGACGATTCCTATCGAAGTCCCGGAAGGCGGCGCCGAGGGCGTGCTGTTCGCACTTGGTGGCGACGCCGCCGGGTTCTCGGTATTCCTGTGGGAAGGCAAGCTCCGCTATCACTACAATTTCTTCGGCCTCGAGCGCTACGACGCTATCGCCGAGGAGCCGCTTCCCCAAGGCCACCACACCATAGTGGTGGACGTCCTGCCCGATGCTGCCGCACCAGGCAGCCCGGCCACGGCGGCTCTCTTCGTCGACGGGGAGCAAGTCGCCGCAACGCGCGTGGCACGACAGATTCCGATGCGCTCGGGAGCCGAGTGCTTCGACGTCGGACAAGACAGTCGGTCGCCCGTCTGCGACGACTACAAGGATCGCGGACTCTTCGAGTTCACCGGCACCATCGATTCGATCACCTTCGAGTTCGGGGACTTCGAGGAGCCGACTGGAATGGACCGGCTCAGGCTGGCCACCGCGATGGACTGA
- a CDS encoding AI-2E family transporter: MAEVYARSGSSAADSRPRVAVILVGAASVVIVLAGMRAISGIVAPVFLALVITVTLHPIRKRLERWRLPGWVNSTLMLLIAYLELLFLAIALFVSASQLAALVPQYSEKLHEARSTLGAVLSAAGMDSMHVDTIMDSLDPGRLLNIIAAILSSSFGMVANLFFLATILLFFAFDTDSTRRGLAFAGRRHFPGVVEALASFTRGTRNYMNVATGFGLIVAVVDGIVLYLLDVPGAFAWAVLAFVTNYIPNIGFVIGLVPPAFIALLDGGTGKMLLVIVLYCVINFVIQSMIQPRIVGDAVGLSATLTFLSLAFWAWLLGPIGALLAVPLSLLARAMFLEVDRNTAWALPLAAGKSGQPVPESEAAREPELCEHEEDERAPGDREGPEVGPRTGSDS; encoded by the coding sequence ATGGCTGAAGTCTACGCACGGAGCGGCAGTTCTGCTGCGGATTCCCGTCCACGTGTCGCAGTGATACTGGTCGGCGCTGCGTCCGTGGTGATCGTTCTGGCCGGGATGCGTGCGATCTCGGGAATCGTTGCACCGGTGTTCCTTGCCCTGGTCATTACCGTCACGCTGCATCCCATCCGGAAGCGCCTGGAGCGCTGGCGCCTGCCCGGATGGGTGAACTCCACGCTCATGTTGCTCATCGCCTATTTGGAGTTGCTGTTTCTCGCCATCGCGCTCTTCGTGTCGGCGTCGCAGCTGGCCGCGCTGGTGCCTCAGTATTCGGAGAAGCTCCATGAGGCGAGATCAACTCTCGGAGCAGTTCTGAGCGCGGCCGGGATGGACTCGATGCACGTAGACACCATCATGGATTCTCTCGATCCGGGCCGACTGCTCAACATCATAGCGGCCATCCTGTCGAGCAGCTTCGGCATGGTCGCAAACCTGTTCTTCCTCGCCACCATTCTTCTGTTCTTCGCCTTCGACACCGATTCGACACGCCGCGGTCTTGCCTTCGCAGGGAGGCGCCATTTTCCAGGAGTTGTCGAGGCGCTCGCAAGCTTCACTCGCGGGACTCGCAACTACATGAACGTGGCGACAGGCTTCGGATTGATCGTCGCGGTGGTCGACGGCATCGTGCTCTACCTTTTGGACGTCCCTGGGGCCTTCGCATGGGCAGTGCTGGCATTCGTCACGAACTACATTCCGAACATCGGGTTCGTCATCGGTCTCGTGCCCCCGGCGTTCATCGCGCTGCTGGACGGCGGCACGGGGAAGATGCTCCTCGTCATCGTGCTCTACTGCGTCATCAACTTCGTGATCCAGTCCATGATCCAGCCGCGGATCGTCGGTGACGCCGTCGGACTGTCGGCGACGTTGACATTTCTGTCGCTGGCCTTCTGGGCCTGGTTGCTCGGACCCATCGGGGCACTGCTCGCCGTTCCGCTCAGCCTTCTGGCCAGAGCGATGTTCCTCGAGGTGGACCGCAACACGGCGTGGGCGCTGCCCCTTGCTGCGGGGAAGTCGGGGCAACCTGTCCCCGAGAGCGAAGCCGCACGCGAGCCCGAGCTCTGCGAGCACGAGGAGGACGAGCGCGCCCCCGGGGATCGAGAAGGTCCGGAGGTCGGGCCGCGGACTGGTTCGGATTCCTGA
- a CDS encoding LuxR C-terminal-related transcriptional regulator, whose amino-acid sequence MLVADWARRRISDGDDVAWLTVEGVDDRPFEFWSALLQACAIASDDAAAVRLRAMTPPRRDFDARFIVAIAQAIGRTSLGAVVLDDVHRLHHPAVLAGLDLLLTEMPPATSIILLSRSAPRISLHARVAGDSYSEVSGADLAFTLDEAVALFERVTDRIEVSDVSRLLARTEGWAVGLGLAAFSMRSVADPAVLIDMFEGSDHRVADYLFAEIIQKLSAERYEFLLATCVPRQLTVELAAHLSGRDDAGEELDELCRLNALVTQSDDGSCYRYHSLLRSYLIATLNRRDISGLRHQHVRSALWFENYGDPASAIAHAFSSRDGDLLNDLLSHHGPHLILCGQSGWILSLVGAPPRSGKMDPRIILVAALAALEMSEPDMADAWLGLLADRDPFPEDLRSAALLSATIVLRSLFGGDVSTASAQTTVLDVPPTGDSDVDLIVLTARPPCRMRTGDFSGAVSDLEKVLRIATAREYQHSALYAISQLAGMHGALCEWGPARYWARRAIEFARSNGWGESVRLAHAHLVAAWTAFQTGDSAELFEHSESGARALVGAHNVEIGIGLRSLQALSQFDRGSGAELAEAAASVHQIWERTSEVDQVSPALISQSAPQEIRVCLLTGHIDWAEAAADRTRRRLPGSVEAVLTHAQVLAARGRAEEAVMHLRECRDGRVAVHAATATVTADVLAAVLENGLGNHQRSFVSLESALERAAPHSFRRPFLDAWDDVRPLLAAHRGRFGGAEHFVDSLFRNRNRSDVRDSSPADRALTHREQCLLRDLPAMLTLREIAEARGISENTVKTHVRSIYRKLGINNRASAVRKARERGLL is encoded by the coding sequence ATGCTCGTCGCGGACTGGGCACGCCGCAGGATCTCGGACGGCGACGACGTCGCCTGGCTGACTGTGGAGGGCGTGGACGATCGTCCGTTCGAGTTCTGGTCCGCGCTTCTCCAGGCATGCGCCATCGCGTCGGATGATGCGGCAGCCGTCCGGCTTCGTGCGATGACACCCCCGCGTCGGGATTTCGATGCACGCTTCATCGTCGCGATCGCGCAGGCCATCGGAAGGACATCGCTTGGCGCCGTGGTGCTGGACGATGTCCACCGACTGCACCATCCCGCCGTCCTGGCCGGCCTCGATCTGCTCCTCACCGAGATGCCGCCCGCCACGTCGATCATTCTTCTGTCGCGCTCAGCGCCGAGGATCTCCCTGCACGCGCGCGTCGCGGGCGACTCGTACAGCGAGGTGAGCGGCGCTGATCTCGCCTTCACACTTGACGAGGCCGTGGCGCTGTTCGAGCGCGTCACTGACCGGATCGAGGTCTCCGATGTCTCCCGCCTGCTCGCGAGGACGGAGGGGTGGGCAGTCGGGCTCGGCCTGGCTGCCTTCTCGATGAGAAGCGTCGCCGATCCGGCTGTACTCATCGACATGTTCGAAGGGAGCGATCACCGGGTCGCGGACTACCTCTTCGCCGAGATCATCCAGAAGCTCTCCGCGGAGCGCTACGAATTCCTCCTCGCGACGTGTGTTCCGCGTCAGCTGACCGTGGAACTGGCAGCCCATCTCTCCGGACGCGATGATGCAGGAGAAGAACTCGATGAGTTGTGTCGACTGAACGCGCTCGTCACTCAGTCCGATGATGGCTCCTGCTACCGCTATCACAGCCTGTTGAGGAGCTATCTGATCGCGACGCTGAATCGCAGGGACATCAGCGGCCTGCGACACCAGCATGTTCGTTCCGCACTGTGGTTCGAGAATTATGGAGATCCTGCATCGGCTATTGCGCATGCTTTCTCTTCTCGTGATGGCGACCTGCTGAACGACCTGCTCAGCCATCACGGCCCGCATCTGATCCTCTGCGGGCAGTCGGGCTGGATCCTCAGTCTCGTCGGGGCGCCGCCTCGGTCCGGGAAGATGGATCCTCGAATCATCCTCGTGGCGGCACTCGCCGCACTGGAGATGTCAGAACCAGACATGGCCGATGCGTGGCTGGGCCTTCTCGCTGACAGGGATCCGTTCCCGGAGGATCTTCGGTCGGCGGCTCTGCTCTCGGCGACGATCGTGCTCAGGTCTCTCTTCGGTGGTGACGTCTCCACGGCGTCGGCGCAGACCACCGTCCTTGACGTCCCCCCTACCGGGGACAGCGACGTGGACCTGATCGTTCTCACCGCGCGTCCCCCATGCCGCATGCGCACCGGAGATTTCTCGGGTGCGGTCAGCGATCTGGAGAAGGTGCTCAGGATCGCGACCGCACGTGAGTACCAGCACAGCGCGTTGTATGCGATATCACAGCTGGCAGGGATGCACGGAGCCCTCTGCGAATGGGGCCCAGCCAGGTACTGGGCACGGCGGGCCATCGAGTTCGCCCGCAGCAATGGCTGGGGAGAGTCGGTTCGTCTCGCCCATGCTCACCTGGTCGCCGCATGGACAGCTTTCCAGACCGGTGATTCGGCGGAGCTGTTCGAGCACTCCGAGAGCGGGGCGCGCGCGCTGGTCGGCGCCCATAACGTGGAGATAGGAATCGGCCTTCGAAGCTTGCAGGCGTTGTCGCAGTTCGATCGGGGATCAGGCGCCGAACTCGCGGAGGCTGCGGCCAGCGTCCATCAGATCTGGGAGCGCACCAGCGAGGTGGACCAGGTGTCGCCGGCGCTGATCAGTCAGTCGGCTCCCCAGGAGATCCGTGTTTGCCTGCTCACGGGACACATCGACTGGGCAGAGGCGGCGGCGGACAGGACGCGGCGACGGCTGCCGGGCAGCGTCGAGGCGGTGCTCACGCACGCTCAGGTTCTCGCAGCTCGGGGACGTGCCGAGGAGGCCGTCATGCACCTCAGGGAATGTCGAGACGGCAGGGTTGCCGTGCACGCAGCGACGGCGACGGTGACGGCTGATGTGCTCGCTGCTGTTCTTGAGAACGGGCTGGGAAATCACCAGCGAAGCTTCGTGTCGCTCGAGTCGGCTCTCGAGCGGGCGGCACCTCATTCGTTCAGGCGTCCCTTTCTCGATGCCTGGGATGATGTCCGACCGCTGCTCGCCGCGCATCGGGGCCGCTTTGGTGGGGCCGAACATTTCGTCGATAGCCTCTTCAGGAATCGGAATCGCTCGGACGTTCGCGATTCGTCACCTGCGGACCGTGCTCTCACCCACCGTGAGCAGTGCCTTCTGCGCGACCTTCCTGCAATGCTGACCCTCCGCGAGATCGCCGAGGCTCGAGGGATCAGCGAGAACACCGTCAAGACACACGTCCGCTCGATCTATCGGAAGCTGGGCATCAACAATCGCGCTTCGGCCGTACGGAAGGCGCGCGAGCGCGGCTTGCTCTGA
- a CDS encoding DUF4203 domain-containing protein: MLIAAGTAMCFAGARSVRLAVLVAGFGAGWTLALVLDTTPLASLLIALLVAIGALLVMLLVSRSAFFVAGFVVGGVTAIKAVALISGASDTSWILAVALVPPIALGCAWLTARWRTPMLRWGTAVAGAALILTGVEHGVNSLESLFLRPWPASALGTLLVLASWAVIAVCGERVQARARHHVARVDE; this comes from the coding sequence ATGCTCATCGCTGCCGGCACCGCCATGTGCTTCGCCGGGGCCAGATCCGTGCGCCTCGCCGTGCTCGTGGCGGGATTCGGGGCGGGCTGGACCCTGGCCCTCGTGCTCGACACCACCCCCCTCGCCTCATTGCTCATCGCGTTGCTCGTCGCCATAGGGGCCCTGCTCGTGATGCTGCTCGTGTCGAGGTCGGCGTTCTTCGTAGCCGGCTTCGTCGTGGGGGGCGTCACCGCGATCAAAGCGGTGGCCCTCATCTCGGGTGCCTCCGACACGTCGTGGATCCTCGCGGTCGCTTTGGTTCCACCGATCGCCCTCGGCTGCGCGTGGCTCACTGCCAGGTGGAGGACTCCGATGCTGCGCTGGGGCACGGCGGTGGCAGGGGCTGCGCTCATCCTCACGGGAGTGGAGCACGGTGTGAACTCCCTGGAGAGTCTCTTCCTGCGGCCGTGGCCCGCTTCGGCCCTGGGAACGCTGCTGGTGCTGGCGTCCTGGGCCGTGATCGCGGTGTGCGGAGAGCGCGTCCAAGCTCGGGCGCGCCATCACGTAGCTCGTGTCGATGAATGA
- a CDS encoding YggT family protein, whose product MLYVYVLVTEVVLVLGFILLLFGANPDASFVQWVYRALERSMEPFRGIFSPIDLGKTGNQVEAVLDTSILFAMIVYGVVALALRAGIDWAALRLYRMGASKGGAL is encoded by the coding sequence GTGCTGTACGTCTACGTGCTGGTGACAGAGGTAGTCCTTGTTCTGGGTTTCATTCTGCTGCTGTTCGGGGCCAATCCAGATGCCAGCTTCGTCCAGTGGGTGTATCGCGCTTTGGAACGCTCTATGGAGCCATTCCGCGGGATCTTCTCGCCGATTGATCTCGGGAAGACGGGAAATCAGGTGGAAGCTGTTCTGGACACCTCCATCCTCTTCGCGATGATCGTGTACGGAGTCGTTGCACTGGCCCTCCGTGCGGGTATCGACTGGGCAGCTCTGCGTCTGTACAGAATGGGTGCGAGTAAGGGTGGAGCGCTGTGA
- the cls gene encoding cardiolipin synthase — protein sequence MSESLTVLAALLAVGVALAHVVFCIAALGVIPGRSKPSSGMAWLILILAVPVVGAVGYLLLGNTTVGRRRRGIQRDVDEQLRLRHHSGGTEEGCGADTWSGISRLNQELGGLPLIGGNGADILDDQLKCMAAMCREIARAQRSVHVEFYIAAWDRATADFFDELVAAAERGVAVRLLFDHLGTRGIPGYPEFLRRLDASPIRWEKMLPIAPLKGQTRRPDLRNHRKILVVDGQVAFTGSQNLIEPGYNKPKNHRLGREWVDLMVRLQGPVVRQLETVFATDWFAETDEDLREELRTAEPVPDDVDCQVVPSGPGYVTENNLRMFNSLIYAATSKLSITSPYFVPDESLLYAVTTAARRGVEVELFASAEADQFMVHHAQRSYYRALLDAGVRIWLYPAPAILHAKHVTVDGAVAVVGSSNMDMRSFALDYEVVVVMHDAAVVSRLAEVQDNYRELSSELTLAGWRRRSWWGAYMDNVMRLTAALQ from the coding sequence ATGTCCGAGTCTCTGACAGTCCTGGCGGCCCTGCTGGCAGTGGGCGTCGCGCTCGCTCATGTGGTGTTCTGCATCGCAGCTCTCGGAGTCATCCCGGGACGGTCGAAGCCATCGTCGGGCATGGCATGGCTCATCCTCATCCTGGCGGTCCCCGTCGTGGGCGCTGTGGGGTACCTGCTGCTCGGCAACACGACCGTCGGACGCCGGCGGCGCGGCATCCAACGTGACGTCGACGAGCAGCTCAGGCTCCGCCACCACTCCGGTGGCACCGAGGAGGGGTGCGGTGCGGATACGTGGAGTGGCATCTCCCGATTGAACCAGGAGCTCGGCGGGCTGCCTCTCATCGGCGGGAACGGTGCCGATATCCTCGACGACCAGCTCAAGTGCATGGCAGCGATGTGCCGAGAGATCGCCCGCGCGCAAAGGTCAGTGCACGTGGAGTTCTACATCGCTGCGTGGGACCGGGCGACCGCCGATTTCTTCGACGAGCTCGTGGCGGCGGCCGAACGCGGAGTCGCTGTGCGCCTGTTGTTCGATCATCTGGGGACACGAGGCATCCCGGGGTACCCCGAGTTCCTGCGACGCCTCGATGCATCCCCGATCCGATGGGAGAAGATGCTCCCGATCGCGCCGCTGAAGGGGCAGACCCGGCGACCGGATCTCCGTAACCATCGCAAGATTCTGGTGGTGGATGGCCAGGTCGCATTCACCGGCTCCCAGAATCTCATCGAGCCCGGGTACAACAAGCCGAAGAACCATCGCCTCGGTCGCGAATGGGTGGACCTGATGGTGCGACTGCAGGGTCCAGTGGTCCGGCAGCTCGAGACGGTCTTCGCCACGGATTGGTTCGCCGAGACGGACGAGGATCTGCGTGAAGAGTTGAGGACTGCAGAGCCCGTACCCGACGACGTCGACTGCCAAGTCGTCCCGAGCGGTCCCGGCTACGTCACGGAGAACAATCTGCGGATGTTCAACAGCCTGATCTATGCCGCCACCTCGAAGCTGTCCATCACCAGCCCATACTTCGTCCCCGACGAGTCGCTGCTCTATGCGGTGACGACAGCGGCGCGTCGCGGCGTGGAGGTGGAGCTCTTCGCGAGCGCGGAGGCGGATCAGTTCATGGTCCACCACGCCCAGCGCTCGTACTATCGCGCCCTTCTCGACGCGGGGGTGCGGATCTGGCTCTATCCCGCACCCGCAATCCTTCACGCGAAGCACGTGACAGTGGACGGCGCCGTTGCGGTCGTGGGTTCCAGCAACATGGACATGAGGTCCTTCGCCCTGGATTACGAGGTGGTGGTCGTCATGCACGATGCCGCGGTCGTGTCCCGTCTTGCAGAGGTGCAGGACAACTACCGCGAGCTCTCCAGCGAGCTGACTCTCGCCGGGTGGCGGCGTCGCAGCTGGTGGGGAGCCTACATGGACAACGTCATGCGCCTGACCGCTGCGCTCCAGTAG
- a CDS encoding SHOCT domain-containing protein produces MNFWDVLVIVMICFVFLAYLVVLVSIISDIFRDHALPGWAKALWMIAMVFLPILTAVLYLFLRGSGMAERSAVLDNALGNASISDEIAKAVSMRDAGIIDDTEFETIKAKALNR; encoded by the coding sequence ATGAACTTCTGGGACGTCCTCGTCATCGTCATGATCTGCTTCGTCTTCCTGGCATACCTCGTAGTGCTCGTCAGCATCATCAGCGATATCTTCCGCGACCACGCCCTGCCGGGCTGGGCGAAGGCGCTATGGATGATCGCGATGGTGTTCCTGCCGATCCTCACTGCGGTCCTGTACCTCTTCCTTCGCGGCAGCGGCATGGCAGAGCGGTCCGCCGTCCTCGACAACGCGCTCGGCAACGCCTCGATCTCCGATGAGATCGCCAAGGCCGTATCGATGCGCGATGCCGGCATCATCGATGACACAGAGTTCGAGACGATCAAAGCCAAAGCCCTGAACCGCTGA
- a CDS encoding DUF6325 family protein has translation MTETAAGAEDVELGPVDFLIIEFPGGQVAGEGLSHLLDLVDRGVIRILDLLFVTKGAHGAVEVVEARDLDGDGVLDLTVFDGASSGLLDDEDISQAASALAEGSTAGVLIYENVWAAPLASALRRGGAQMIASGRIPLDDLMAAVSV, from the coding sequence ATGACCGAGACAGCTGCAGGGGCCGAGGACGTCGAACTCGGGCCCGTCGACTTTCTGATCATCGAGTTTCCCGGCGGACAGGTGGCGGGCGAAGGGCTCTCCCACCTGCTGGACCTCGTCGATCGCGGTGTCATCCGCATTCTTGATCTGCTGTTCGTGACGAAGGGGGCGCACGGTGCCGTCGAGGTGGTCGAAGCGAGAGACCTCGATGGCGACGGAGTGCTGGATCTGACTGTCTTCGACGGGGCGTCGTCGGGTCTTCTCGACGACGAGGACATCTCGCAGGCGGCGAGCGCGCTCGCCGAAGGGAGCACAGCCGGGGTGCTCATCTACGAGAACGTCTGGGCCGCACCTCTGGCCTCCGCGCTCCGGCGCGGAGGAGCTCAGATGATCGCGAGCGGGCGGATCCCGCTCGACGACCTCATGGCTGCGGTTTCGGTCTGA
- a CDS encoding SHOCT domain-containing protein, whose amino-acid sequence MDSGARLDELERLGALQAQGVLSPSEFAAEKARILGS is encoded by the coding sequence ATGGATTCCGGTGCGCGCCTCGACGAGCTGGAGCGCCTGGGGGCGCTCCAGGCCCAGGGAGTGCTCAGCCCCTCCGAGTTCGCTGCGGAGAAGGCGAGGATTCTCGGCTCGTGA
- a CDS encoding FMN-dependent NADH-azoreductase: protein MPITWIEPSIAHPGAQQNKLALFDQYTKQFQSADLVVIANPLWNLSVPTRLKAWIDTICRAGVTFRYTAEGEAEGLVTDKTVVHLQASGGHFGQQDPASLYIAGMFQFLGCTTHTLAAEGMDHEPDRAGEIMEEALRRVRELARSL from the coding sequence ATGCCGATCACCTGGATCGAACCCAGTATCGCCCACCCCGGTGCCCAGCAGAACAAGCTGGCACTGTTCGACCAGTACACCAAGCAGTTCCAGAGCGCGGACCTGGTGGTGATCGCGAACCCGCTGTGGAACCTCTCGGTGCCCACGCGGCTGAAGGCCTGGATCGACACCATCTGCCGTGCCGGCGTGACCTTCCGGTACACGGCCGAGGGTGAGGCGGAGGGCCTGGTCACGGACAAGACCGTGGTGCATCTGCAGGCCAGCGGCGGGCACTTCGGCCAGCAGGATCCCGCGAGCCTGTACATCGCCGGGATGTTCCAGTTCCTGGGCTGCACCACCCACACCCTCGCCGCCGAGGGCATGGACCACGAGCCCGATCGTGCCGGGGAGATCATGGAGGAGGCGCTCCGTCGGGTCCGCGAGCTCGCGCGCTCCCTCTGA